A window of Chryseobacterium scophthalmum genomic DNA:
ATAACAGAAAATACAGAAAAACTACAAAATAAAATCACAGATTCTCTCAAAAAAGAAGGAAACGGAATACCAGCCGATAAAGGTGTCGTGAAAATGGTTCTCAATAAAAAACAGATTTTGATGGCTGATTCTTTAGGGAAACGCTACGGAACTATTGATCCGCCAGTTTCTAAGATGGATGAAAATTCACAGGCTTATCTTGAAGGAAATAAAGGAGAGTCAAGTGATTCTGAAAAAGTTTCCGCATCAGAGATTTTTTGGCTGATTGTTTTAATGACTGGAGCTGTAGGATTGTATTCTTTCCTTTTTAAAAAGAAAAAAATACATTTCGGTGGCGAGAATGTTCCGATAGGAATCAAAATTTTTCTCATGGTTGTTCTGATTGCTTTATTGAGCTATATTTTTTATCCGATCATCGAAATGTTTGGCTATAATTGGTTTGTCTGGATATTGATCATTTGTGTAGCTCTTCTTTTGTACAGACTTTTAAGGGAAGATAAAACCATATTAAAATCTGAAGAAAATGAATAAGCAGAAGTTTATCGATAAGTTTCTGAGAGCACTTGTGGTTTTAGCAATTATTAAAATCATTGCGATTTTTGCTGAGCTCTTTCAGAAAACATTTTGGAGTGTTATTGGAAATTTGGTGATTTTCATCGTCGTTTTAGTAATTATATTTTTTGTAATCATCGCTCTTGAAAATAAAGAAAAATCTGGAAATTCTTCAGGAAGAAAAGGTAGCGGAGGAAACTTTTATCTTGAAAATTCTTTGTTCGACAGAATTAGAAACAAATACGAAGAATTAGCCGAAAAATACATTGCTGAAAAAGATTATACAAGAGCCGCAAAAGTCTATATGAATTTGCTGAATGACAATTATCGTGGCGCAAAAACACTTGAAGATGGCGGTTTGTATAACGAAGCTGCCGTGGTCTACCTTAAAAAATTAAAAAATAGATCGGAGGCTGCGTCTTGTTTTGAAAAAGCGAAGCAATATCAAAAATCGATTGAACTGTATAAAGAACTCGAGCAAAAAGAAAAAGTGGGTGATCTTTATATACAAATTAACGATACCAAAAATGCGAATTCTTATTACCAAATGGTTGTTGATGATTATGTAAACAACGATCAAATGGTGAAAGCTTCTCTTATTTACCGCAAAAAAATGGATGTTCCGGAAGAAGCTCAGAAAATTCTTTTACAAGGTTGGGAAGAAAATAAAGATGCTTTTAATTGCTTGAATAACTATTTTGTAAATATCAATACTATTGAAGACCTGAATCATACAATTCAAAATTTATACCTCAAAACTCCTTCTGATAAGAAATTAATTTATTTGGAAGCGATGAAACATGAGTTTAATAAAGATTCAAAGCTACAGGAAACAACAAGGAATATCGCTTACGAAATCATTGCCGAAAATATAGAAAATCATTCTTCCATCATCAATGAACTGAAGCATTTCAATCCAAAAGATGAGGTGATTTTAAAAGATATTTCGAGATACAGAACAGGGAGAAATAAAATGTTTAGAAATTAATAACAATGCTGATTCGTCATTGCGAGGAGCAAACCGACGAAGCAATCTCAAAGTAAATATGATATAAAATAGATTGTTTCACGTTCGTTCGCAATGACAAAATAAAAAAACATATTAAGAAAAACAATTATCTTTGCCTCAGTAAAATTATGACAATACAAAGAGCACATATCAGTTTAAATCTATGCGATCGCCCTGTAGTAAAGGGATCGTTTGGATATGAATGGATGATATCTAATGAGGCGAAATGTGCTTTCTTTGAAAATTATTTACTGTAAACTCGTAAATATTTAATCAAAATACTGCAGAAACGCCTCGGTCATCGAGGCGTTTTTTGTGTTTTTAGGGCAGAAATTATTTAGAATGAAAAAAAATAACCATAAAAGTGAAAATAATTTAATCAACAATGAACAAATAATTAGAAAATAAGACGTGATAGGAAAACCAATGAGAGACAGTCATTTAGGTAAAATTAATATCTGTAAAATATTACGGACAGGAATTTTCTATTCTAAAAACTAATTGTAATAAACTGATTTTCAATTAGTTGATTTGGAAATAAATTTGCGGATTTAAAAATTTCATACTTACTTTGCAACCGAAAATTAAAAGCAACATGTTTTTGATCTTTTCAAAAAAACAATTTTATACAACAAGAATATAATGAAACAATTACATAACATATCTAATCAGTATTCAGGACGAGACGGACAAGAGCCGATGGGATTTGCGTGTATTCTTGATAGTGAATTTGTGGATAAAAGGTGCTTATATAAATGGGTCGGCTAATATAGCGACATGTCAAAAAATATAAAGCGCCTCCCGAAAAGAGGCGCTTTTTTTATGGTTTCTTTAGCTTATTTGGTAAAGCGTCGGTTTGTGGCACCGGAGAACAGGGTTCGATCCCCGGAGATACCCAAAAGTGTGAATGAGTGAATGGTGAATTTTGCTTCGCAAGTGAATTTTTAAAAATTGACAAGCAAGGCGAATTGACGATTGACAATTCACAAAAAATAATCTCATAGCTCAATTGGTTGGAGCATCGGTCTGATACGCCGAAGGTTGAAGGTTCGAATCCTTCTGGGATTACAAAACATAATCTTATAGCCAATTGGATAGAGCGTTGGTTTACGACACCAAAGGTTGAAGGTTCGAACCCTTCTAGGATTACAAATAGAATCTCATAGCTCAAATGGTTAGAGCACCGGTCTTTTAAACCGGGGGTTGAAAGTTCAAATCTTTCTGCGGTTACAAAAAAGAGAAAAGTGAATGGTGAATTTTGTTTCACAAGTGAACCTAAAATTGACGAGCAAAGCGGATTGACAATTCACGATTCACATAAAAAGGTCTATTGAGGTAATGGTAACCTGCCTGACTGTCGCTCAGGCACTGCGAGTTCGATTCTCGCATAGACCGCAAAGATTCACGGGAAATTTCGGATCCGACTGTCTCTCGGAGAAGATTTTTGAAGTGAACCTGCAAAACTGGAAAGATAACGGTGGTTGTTTACCCGTCTTGGACGCGGGAGGTCGCAAGTTCGAATCTTGCTTTCCAGACAATTTGCTCCATTCGTCTAATGGTTTAGGACGGCTGCCTTTCGAGCAGTAGATAAGAGTTCGATTCTCTTATGGAGTACAATAATGTGAATGGTCAATAGTGAATTTCACTTCGTAAGTGAATTTGAAAATTGATAGCAAAGGGAATTGATAATTGGTAGTTCACATAAAAGATTTCGTAGCTCAATGGTAGAGCGCTGGTCTGTTAAACCAGAAGTTGAAAGTTCGAATCTTTCCGGGATCGCAAATAACTAAATGTTAATTGTTTCAAAAGAGAGAAAGAAAAAGTTTGTCGAGAGCAGAAGATCTTTACGCCAAAAAAACACAAAAATATAGACAGGCTTTTTCTTAACTCAAAAAATGAAAATTAAAAGATGGATGAAGAAAGTTGGAAGTTTTAAACATAATATAAATTTTTAGATAAAATAAAGTTTGTCAAAGCGCAGAAGTTCTTATATCAAACATAAAATTAAGACAGGCTTTATTTTTTCAATTAGAAGCTAGATGTTAGAAACGTGATATTTCTAAAAACTATCAACTAGAAACCAACAACTAGTTAAAAAAAACGATGGTTCGCCGAAGTGGAAGAGTCGGGGCGGTCTGCAAAACCGTTGCGTAAGCTGAGTGGGTTTGAATCCCATAACCATCTCAAATAACTAAAATGAGATTAGTTCCGAAGAAAAAGAAAAGTTTGTCGAGCGTAGAAGTTCTTACATCAAACAAAAAATAAAAGACAGACTTTGTTTTCTTCAAATGAGAAATTAGATGTTAGAAATTAGAAGTTAGAATGAAAATCATTCATCTTCTATCAATTATCATCTATAAAAAAGGAAGTACGCCGAAGTTGGAGAGTCGGGGCAGACTGTAAATCTGTTGCTTCATTGCTGAGTAGGTTCGAATCCTACTACTTCCACCAACCGCTTATAATGTAAAGGAAGCATGCAGGAAATGTACTCTTGTTGTTCAGGTTCGACTCCTGGTTAGTGGTCAAAAAAAGTGAAATGTGGATACTGAATTTTACTACGCAAGTGAATTTAAAAATTGACTGCAAAGCAAATTGAAGATTCACCATTCACAAGAAAAATGCTCTATTCGTCTAACGGTTCAGGACGCCTGCCTTTCGAGCAGAAAACAAGGGTTCGATTCCCTTATAGAGTACAAAATATGAGTAATGGGTAATGGGCAATGAGTAATTATTGCCAGCATAAATTATTAAGGATGAATTTATATATAAAAACTTGCGGGAATGGCGGAACTGGTATACGCACTTGATTTAGGCTCAAGATATTGAGGGTTCGACTCCCTTTTTCCGTACAAAAGCATAATTGATAAATCATCAATAATAAATGATAAAAGCAGCAATGGTACCATTTATAACTTATCATTTATAAACTTGGAAGAGTGGTGTAGCAGGTCTGCACGTTAGTCTGAAAAACTAAAGGTACAGGTTCGATTCCTGTCTGTTCCGCAGAAATATAGTTGATAAGTCATAAATGATCAATCCAGAAAATAAAATCAATTATCATTCATCATCTATCAATTATAATTAAAACTGATTCATAGTGTAATTGGTCAGCACACAAGACTTTGACTCTTGTTGTTCAGGTTCGAGTCCTGATGAATCAACAAAAAAGTGAATGGTCAATGGTGAATTTTGCTTCGCAAATGAAATTTTTAAAAATTGCCTGCAAGGCAGATTGACTATTCACAATTCACATATTTAACAATTTAATATTTAAACAAAACATGTAGAAAAAATGGAAACGCAACAACAAACATGGCAAAATATGAAAGGAAAAATTTTCCAGCATTCTATCACACAACTGGTAGAAGAAGCCATCATCCGCGAACAGGCAAATGGATATAGATTGAAAGTTTGTGTGGGTTCAGATTCCCACGTTTACGGTGATGCCATTAATTATGCTACGGCAGTTGTCTTTATTCGTGAGGGAAAAGGAGCGTTTACCTTTATCAGAAAAGAAAGAGAAATACAGAATATCAGTATCAAAGAGCGAATGTTGAATGAGGTCAACAAATCCGTGGAAATCGCTTATGCAATTTGCTCTATTCTGGAAACTTATGATGTGGAAATGGAGGTACACGCAGACATTAACACCGACCCGGATTTTAAATCCAACGTTGCTTTGAAAGACGCAATGGGATATATTCTGGGAATGGGTTATGTGTTTAAAGCAAAACCTTACGCATTTGCAAGTTCAAATTGTGCAGATATGATGGTCTAAAATAGCTGGAAGCGGGGTGATGGGAGATGGAAGCTTCTTAACAGTATGAATTTAGCTTCCCTCATCCAGCTTCTAGCATCCATCCAAAAAAAATAAATAAAAGAACCTTTAAAAACTAGTAACCATGTATTTTTTAGTTCAGGCTAATGTATATTTAGATCCCGATCATTGTAAAATTTTTGATGCTTTGGAAGAATTAAATATTGATTATCATGTAATTAATATTCCTCCAAACTCAGAAAAAATAGACTTCGAAACAGACAGAAAAGATGTTTTCGTTTATGGTTCGGTAACGATTGCAAGATTGGCAAAACAAAATACCAATTGGTTTCCCGGTTCTTTTTACGGAGGCAATCACCTGTATGAAGTGTATTCCAAATATTATGGTGAAAACCTTTTGAATCACAAAGTTTCCATTCATAAAATTTCAGAACAATTGGTTTGGAAAAAAGGTGAAATTAAATTCATCAAACCTTACAATGAAGCTAAAATTTTCACAGGAAAAGTTTTCAGTGAAACAGAATGGAAAGATTTTGTTTTTGAAGCATTGAAAAATAGATCCAACAGAATTACAGAAGATTCTTTGGTTCAGATTTCTGAAGCAAAACTAACAATAAAAGAAGCTAGACTTTGGATCGTGGGCGGACAGATTATCGATGCAGGATATTATAAATTTAATGATAATGCGCCTTTCGAAGAAAATGTTTCAGGAGAAGGATTGAGTTTCGCCAATGAAATGATCCAGCTTTTCAATCTTGAAGAAGCTTTTGTAATGGATATTTGTTTAACAGACAGAGGTTGGAAAATTGTTGAAATAAATTGTATCAACAGTTCCGGATTTTATCCAAACACCAACGTGAAAAGTATTATCAAAGCATTGAATATTTACTTTTCCAATTAAAAAATAAATTAAAATGTTTTTATACGACAAAGTAATTGTCATAGATATCGAAGCTACATGTTGGGAAAAAGGACAAACTCCTGAAGATCAAAAAAGAGAAATTATTGAAATCGGAATTTGCAAACTCAATATGTCAGACGGAAGTATTGAAGACAAAAGAAGCTATTTGATAAAACCGACACAATCGGAAGTAAGTGAATATTGTACAGAATTGACAGGAATTACACCTGAAAAACTAGAAAAAGAAGGAATTTCTTTTAAAGAAGCCTGTTCAAATATCAAAAACAGATACAATTCCTTACGAAGAACATACGCCGGTTATGGTGGATTTGACAAATTGATTATGGAAAGTCAATGTCAAGAATTTGATGTTAAATTTCCCTTTAGTGAAACGTATCTTGATTTGAAAGTCTTGATAAGTTTAATGACCGGCGAAAAACCAATCGGACTATTGAAAGAACTTCAGACAAGAAATATAGAATTTGAAGGGAGTAATCATAATGGTGCAGATGACGCTTTTAACACAGCAAAATTATTGTATCAAGTTTTAAAAAATTAAAGCAATGGAACTCACAAATAGATTACTGTTTCTGGATGATATAAGATATCCAATTGAGGCATATCATTATACAAAACAAGATATTTTCCTCAGAAAAGACTGGCATATCGTTCGAAATTACGAGCAGTTTGTTAACAGGATTTTGGAAAAAGGACTTCCGGAAATGATTTCTTTTGACCATGACCTTGCTGATGAACATTATTTGAAACCAAATTCTCACGAATTTGTTGAAAAAACAGGCTGCGATTGTGCAAAATGGTTGGTGGAATATTGTATGGATAACTATTTAGATTTACCAAAATTCTATTGTCACTCTATGAATCCTGTTGGAAAGCAAAATATTGAGAGCCTTTTAAAAAACTTTAAAAATTTATAATGGATATTTTTAGATTAATTCAAGATATAAAAGCGCATTTGAAATTCAGCTTTGATGAGGTTGATAAATGGTTTGAAAAAGATAAAACAACATTGAATTATCAACCTTCAAATGGAGGTTGGACGGTTCAGCAGATTTTAGAACACATTTATCTCACAAACTTTTATTTGTTGATTCTTATTGAAAAAGGTTCAAAAAAAGCAATGCGAAATTATCGCAATCTTGATTTAAATCTTGAAATAGAAAACTATACTTTCAATAAAGAAAATTTTGAAAAAGTAGGTGAGTATGGTGCGTTTGAATGGATAAGACCGGAACACATGGAGCCGAGAGAAGAATTAAACTTAAATGAAATCAGAAGTTTAATTTCTCAGCAATATCATCAATGTTTAAATTATTTAGACTTGATGAAAAACGGTGAAGGTCTTCTTTGTAAAACGACAATGACCGTAAATGGATTGGGTAAAATCAATGTGTATGAATACATTTATTTTCTTTCACTTCACGCTCAGAGACACGTTACTCAGATGAAAAATAATGAATTGAGTTTAATTAAAAACTATTAAAAATGAAAAAGATAAGTACATTATTCAAAAAAGATATAAATAATTTAGCAAGAGTTGTTGACGAAATTAATCCTGAAAACAAATGGGTTTTTGATGGAAAAGCTATTGCTACACGAAAGTTTGATGGTTCTGCGTGCGCAGTAATCAACGGTAAATTATACAAAAGATATGATGCGAAAAGAGGAAAAATAGCTCCGGAAGGCGCAATTCCGTGTCAAGACGCAGATTTTGTTACCGGTCATCATCCGCATTGGGTTGCGTGTGAAATTACTAAGAACGAAGATAAATATTTTTGGGAAGGCTTCCATGCTTTGGCTGAATTGGGCAAGGTAGAAGATGGAACCTACGAACTTATTGGCGAAAAAATACAAGGAAATCCTGAAAATATAAAAGGTCATTTATTGGTTAAGCACGGAACTCATATTCTTAGTTTAGAAAGTTTAGATTTTGAATTTATCAAAAACTTCTTGAGCAATCCTGAGAATAATATGGAAGGTATTGTTTTCCATCACACAGCTGATAATCGTATGTGCAAGATCAGAAAATCTGATTTTGGTGTACGTAGAAAATTAGTAAAAGAACTTATATTTTAAAAACAAACAATTAAAAAACAAAACAAATGCAAACAAATATATTTTTTACGGCAGATCATCATTTCGGGCATGCCAATATTATAAAATTTTCCGAACGGCCTTTTGAGTCGATGGAAAAAATGAATGAAGAACTCATCAAACGCTGGAACGAAAAGATTGGAAAAGATGATATGGTCTATCACTTGGGCGATGTAAGTTTAGGAAAACCAGATTTCACGAAAGAAATTTTAGATAGATTAAATGGAAAAATTCATCTGATAAAAGGCAATCATGAATATTCTGCGCTTCGGGTTCCGGAAAGATTCGAGTGGATTAAAGATTACCACGAGCTTTATGTGGAAGACGAAAGTCATAAAATGGGCAAACAGAAAATCATGCTTTTTCATTACGCAATGCGCACCTGGAACGGTTCTCATCACGGAACATGGCAATTGTACGGTCATTCTCACGGAACTTTGCTTGATGACGAAATGAGTTTGAGTATTGATGTAGGTGTTGATTGCCATAATTTTTATCCAGTTTCTTATGAAGAAATCAAAGAATTGATGAAGAAAAAGAAATGGACGCCTCCTTTTGCGCCAAGAAATTAGCAAAGGCTGGAAGTTCGGTGATGGAAGCTAGATGTTTTTAGGAAGGTACTGAAGGTTTTCAGTATTTATCTCAAATAAAAAAACAATGTTTTTAGAAATTATTTTTCTACGCAAAAAGAATGCGCAATAAGCTTTTTACTTTGCATTATCAAAAGAACAAAACACTAAAATTTTGAAAATGAATTTTAGTCAAAATATCAGACAGGTCTTGTTGGGTGTTTCTGTATATCACCATTGCAGAATATTTTGTTGAGAAACATGATATTATTCTGTTCAACTTGATCTGAAGGTTTCAGAGGTTTTCCAAAAAATTTCACACGGCTCTATAGGTTGAAGGTTCGAGTCCTTCTATTTCCAAAATGGGAATATAGTTCAAGTGGTAGAACAATAGATTTTTTTTTGCGAGGGTTCGAATCCTTCTCTCGTTTTGAACGGGATAGCTCAGTTGGTTAGAGCACTACACTTTTAATGTAGTTTGAAAATAGACTCAAAATCTATTTTTTATTAGAGTTTGAATATCTCGTTAAAAATATTCTTCATGGAAAGTCTGGGATTTTTTCGGTTGTTGAATCAACATTTTGAAAAAGCCTGTAAGAAAAGTTTTTTTCTGAAAATGAAATTCAGTTGATGAATACATGATTATTGGACAAGTTTTTCTAAAAATGACGGTTTTCCGCGTGAGCGATGGTAGCGGATACCCCACAGTGAAGAGGCGAAAGCTGATGAACGAGGAGTAGAAGCGGACGTAGCGACCCAAGCTATTGCTTTCAGCGATGGAAAGGGACACGCCCAAAATCTGATTGATTAGAAAATAAGTTTAAAAATAGTATTCGGAAACGAATAGACTTTTTTGCAATACTTTACTTCCGCCATTTTTGGAAGAAAGAATCTTGGTTTTTCCTTTTTTAATTAAAATTAATAACACTAAAAATAAAATATGATGGTAAAAAATGTACAAATTAAAGCATATCAAGTGGGTTTGGTTTTTAAAAACCGAAACCTGATTACTATTTTGAAAGAAGGTAATTACTGGCTTTTCGGAAACAAATCTGTAGAAGTTTTTGAAACGAAAGCTCAGTTTAAAACCGGAGAAGATTTGAATCTTTTATTGAAAAATACAGATTTGGCTTCTATGATCGATGTCGTTGAGGTAAAAGACGGCGAAATTGTTTTGGTTTATGAAAACGGAATTTTTAAAGAAGTTCTAAATGTTGGTCAATATGCATTCTGGAAAGGTGTTTTGAATAGAGAATTTCAAAAAATCGACCTGACAAAAGTTGAGATTACAGAAAAAATTTCTAAAACAATTTTGGAAAATTTGAAACTCAAAAGCTTCGTAAGAAAGTTTGTTGTAGCTAATCAATATAAAGGTCTTTTGCTGATTGACGGTAAACTGACCCAGATTTTGGAAGCCGGAACCTATTATTTCTGGAACAACGAAACTTCTGTGGAAACCAAAACCATCGATACGAGAATGCAACAAATGGAGATTGCAGGTCAGGAACTTTTGACGAAAGATAAAGCGATGCTTCGTATCAATTTTTACGTGCGTTATCAGGTGGAAGATGTTGTGAAAGCCTTGATGGATAACAAAGAATACGACAAGCAGCTTTACATTTTAATGCAATTGGCTTTGCGTGAATTTGTTGGAGCTTTAACGTTGGATGAGTTGCTGTTGAAAAAAGATTCTGTAGGCAAAGAAATCCTTGAAAATTTGGGGAAGAAAGCTGAAGACTTAGGTTTAAAAGCTTCCGATGCGGGAATCCGTGATGTGATTTTGACCGGAGAAATGAAGGAAATTATGAATCAGGTTTTGATTGCTGAGAAAAAAGCTCAGGCAAACAGCATTATGAGACGTGAAGAAACCGCTTCCACAAGAAGTTTGCTGAATACTGCCAAATTAATGGAAGAAAACGAAACGCTTTGGAAGCTGAAAGAAATGGAATATATGGAAAAAATCGCCGAAAAAATTGGAGATATTACCGTTTCCGGAAACAGTAATATTGTTTCTCAGCTGAAAGAGATTTTTGCGAAATAATCAAAGACAGGTTTTCATTTTTGAAAATCTGTTTTTGCTTGTTATAACCAAGAAAGAGTCCCGAAGGGACGATTTAGCAAAGGATTGGATAAAATCCAATTAAAACTAACGTACAAATCTTATGCTTTTTTTTCATTAAGCCATTCCTCATAAGAAAGCACCCCCAATTCCGGTTTTGCATCACCTTCCAAAATCGAAATAAATTCCAGTTGATTTCCATCAGGATCATTAAAATAAATCGCCAAAGCCGGCATCCAAGCAAAAACCATTGGCTTATCAATTCCGTCTTTTAAGAAGTTGTAAGGTTTTAAATTTTTATTTTTCAAAAACTCAACAGAATAATTCAGAGTATCTTCTTTATCAGCCGTAAAAGCAAAATGCCTGGTTTGCAAATTTTCTTTCTGTTCCCACAATCCAAGCATAGATTCTTTATTTTTTCCAATCCATAAAAAAGCAATGGGACGGGTTTCATCTTTGTGAGCAAACTCCAATCCTAAAACTTCAGTGTAAAATTGAATGGTATTTTCCAAGTTGCTTACCTGAACGTGAGTTTCATATAATCCTTTGATCATTGTTTTAATTTTAATTAAGACAAAGCTAGAAAAGAGATTGCCAAAAATTTAAAATTGTTGATTCCTTTAGATAAAATGAATGATAGACAAATTGTATTTGGTAGATAGTTTATAGTTGTTTGTTTCCTTAGTCAAGTAAAGCGTAATGAATTTATTTAAACACAAGTCCCACAAATATTTTCACAAATTCCACAAGCAAAAATTATTAGTGTCATTCGTGTAAAAATTCGTGATATTGGTGTTTAAAATCAAAAAAAATAAAAACTTTTTCACAAAAAAAAATCACTACGCAAAAACACTGCGCAATACCACTCTTACTTTGCATAAGAAATCAGTGAGGAAGTGATAATCCTCCAAAAATGTTTAACTAAAAAACAGTAACCATGAAATTTAATTTTTTAAGAAAATCAAATAACGTAGTAATGAATTACGAAGGTGGAAAAGCTTACAAAATGACACCTGCAGAAGAACTATATAGTGCTGTTGTTACAACAGGATTATCAAACGCAACTTATGAAAAAGGAAATGAAAGATTGGCGAGAATCCAGTTTCTGATTCAAAAAAACAACCCAGATTTCGTTGCGAAATTGGCAGTTTATGCGAGAAAAGAGATGTATTTGCGTTCAATTCCTTTGGTTTTGACGACCGAATTGGCAAAACAAACTTCGGGTACAGACTTGGTAAGCAAAACTGTTGATGGAGTAATTCAAAGAGCTGATGAGATCACAGAATTACTGGCGTACTACCAGTTGGCAAACGAAAGAACAGAAACTAAAAAATTGAATAAACTTTCAAAGCAAATCCAAAAAGGTTTGGTGAAATCTTTCAACAAATTTGATGAATATCAATTTGCAAAGTATAACAGAAAGGGAGAAGTGACTTTGAAGGATGCTTTGTTCTTGGTTCACCCAAAAGCAAAAGATGAAGATCAGCAGACAATTTTCAACAAGATCGTCAACGACTCCTTGGAAACTCCTTATACTTGGGAAGTTGAACTTTCAATGTTGGGTCAGACAAAATTTACCGATGACGCTGAAAGAACATTAGCTTTCAAAAATAAATGGGAAGAATTGATTTTCAGCAACAAATTGGGTTATATGGCAACATTGCGAAACCTTAGAAATATTTTAGAAGCCAAAGTTTCTTCTGATGCGATGTACAAAGTTTGCAACTATTTGTCAGATGAAAAAGCGGTAAGAAACTCAAAACAATTACCATTCAGATTTTTGGCGGCGTATAGAGAATTGAAAACAATCGATTCGCCTTATTTGTCATCGATCCTAGAAGCATTGGAAGATGCGGTGATGGTGAGTGCAAAAAATATTAAAGGGTTTGGCTTCGAAACTTCGGTAGTGATCGCGGCAGACGTTTCGGGTTCGATGCAGCAACCAATTTCTCCGAGATCTAAAGTTTTGTTGTACGATATCGGTCTGTTAATGTCGATGATGTTGCAGTCGCAGTGCAAAAACGTGATCACTGGTATGTTTGGTGACCGTTGGAAAAGAGTTCCGATGCCGAAGAACGGTATCCTGAGAAATGTAGATGCATTCTACAAAAGAGAAGGTGAAGTGGGTTATTCCACAAACGGTCATCTTGTGCTTGAAGACTTGATCAACAAGCGAGAAATTGTAGA
This region includes:
- a CDS encoding TROVE domain-containing protein, which gives rise to MKFNFLRKSNNVVMNYEGGKAYKMTPAEELYSAVVTTGLSNATYEKGNERLARIQFLIQKNNPDFVAKLAVYARKEMYLRSIPLVLTTELAKQTSGTDLVSKTVDGVIQRADEITELLAYYQLANERTETKKLNKLSKQIQKGLVKSFNKFDEYQFAKYNRKGEVTLKDALFLVHPKAKDEDQQTIFNKIVNDSLETPYTWEVELSMLGQTKFTDDAERTLAFKNKWEELIFSNKLGYMATLRNLRNILEAKVSSDAMYKVCNYLSDEKAVRNSKQLPFRFLAAYRELKTIDSPYLSSILEALEDAVMVSAKNIKGFGFETSVVIAADVSGSMQQPISPRSKVLLYDIGLLMSMMLQSQCKNVITGMFGDRWKRVPMPKNGILRNVDAFYKREGEVGYSTNGHLVLEDLINKREIVDKIMLFTDTQMWDTGGFTNAFENSWSRYKKINPNAKLYLFDLAGYGKPPLDVRKNDVYLIAGWSDKIFDVLNALEDKKSAVEMIKKVVL